The window taaaaagataaatatattaaaagatataataatgaacttatgtaaaatatgatattttaggAATGGTccaaatttaaaaatcacacatgaaaagaagtcatgacttctgttttaatatataagatgtatCTCTCCATGTATCTGTATACACATGCTTTcatcatgtatatatattattttttcaggtaatatttttattatataaaaatcacaaatataacttaaattagttaaaattgTTACATGAGAAATCCCATTCTCTATGATTTTTTCTGCCAAtgaattttatcaatttttatttttatattggcaCATTCAACAATGGATTCATATCCGTTAATGATTAGAACTCTAGTCTCTAGTGATTATTTAAACTACAGGGACAAAATGGTCGGAGTCAGCTCGAGTATTCACAATCGTAAACTCATGTGACCAAACAATCTGGCCAGCGATAACACCCGGAGAAAACTTCAACGGCGGAGGATTCGAGCTCAAACCGGGCCAATCCATAGTCTTCAACGCGCCAGTAGGCTGGTCAGGTCGAATATGGGGACGAACCGGCTGCAATTCGACAAAACCGGAACCGGAACATGCGAAACCGGTTCATGCGGCTCGACCCTAAAATGCTCAGCCTCCGGAAAACCACCAGCTTCACTCGCCGAGTTCACGTTAGCCGCATTGGATTTCTACGACGTGAGTCTCGTCGACGGGTTTAATCTTCCGATGTCCGTGACTCCGATGAACGGAAAGGGAAACTGTAGTGTCGCCGGCTGTGTGGCTGACCTGAGATCAAAGTGTCCGCCGGAGCTTGCCGTGAAATCTAAGGGGAAAGTGGTTTCGTGTAGGAGTGCTTGTGATGTGTTCGATAGAGATGAGTATTGTTGTAGAGGAGTTTATGGGAATCCTGTTACGTGTCGACCAACAAATTACTCGAAAATGTTCAAGGAAGCTTGTCCTACTGCTTATAGCTATGCTTATGATGATCCGACCAGTATCTTCACTTGTTCCGGCACTGATTACGTCATCTCTTTCTGTTCCTCCAAGTTTGTGTCTTatccttttttcttttggtgtttatatttgtttttgacatatatttatacatattttaaaactcaaaacaCATTAATTTCTATaacattttaacatttaaaagAAAACCAATAATTTTAAGTCTGAACCCCAAAACATTACTTGTGTGCTTCATAtatgttaaaacaaaaaaaacattattaatattgTGTTTTACATTTATAGCTATAATACATTTTAGGCTAAAGTAAATGTTATAATCCTTTGCTAATTTCAAATGCAGAGGTAACCAAACCAAGCAATCTTTTGCACCCAAACTAGCAATCTTGGCCACCtaatctttgtgtttgattCTGTATTTCTCTTTTGATTTTGTATGTTTAATTTGATTGTTATTGTGTATGTGTACAGGAAGAAGCCGGTGTGTACGTACCATGATAACAAGTTGGCATGCAGCGATGGTTCTGGTTCAGGTGGATTCAGGACGATGACTGGGAGATTGTGGCTTATATTGATTTGTCTTTTTTGCTTTTATCtactcttagttctttttttttcgaggAAAAATCCTCAGGTCACTAAGCCACGTTAAATTCAAAGATAAAATGTCCCTATCGAAATCATCTTTCAGTATTATGAGTCAACATATTGTATGATCCAATAagataaaaatcaatttttgataaaagaagAGAACCAGAAGGAAAactgtctttttatttttcaaacaaatcagGAAAATTACAAGAGTAAGAATTCGTAATATTTCAAAACATAATGTTTTCAACCTAATCTCATAGCTCTCAAGACTGCTGCTATGTACATGATCCGTTTCAGTTCCAATCAAAACCATCATTAGAGAGCTTATTATATCTTTATTCTCTTCTTATTCCCCATTTTGCTTTGGCCTcatggatcatcatcatcatctactcTTCTCTTCTGTACTGACTATGACGCACTTTTCTGTGACCGTCTCTGATGCTTCTGGGAATCCCTTGCCACGTCAGCTTACAGCTGTGAGCTCCAACTTCCAAGCTGTAACTAAACTTCTTAGCCATGTACACCGGCGCCATGCTGGTCTTGGCTATGTGCATATTCAGATTTTCCATCTGGCTCAATTGTTACCGTTGTATCAGAAGGCTCCCCAACTTTATGCTTTTCTCTGAAAATGACACGAGCAACATCAGTAGTTTGTTTCCTTCCAGAACCACCAATACCTAatgtttcatttcttttttcctgGCAGACGACTGTGCAACTGACGGGTTGAAATGGGGTTGATCTTGGACAACAACATCGCATTTTATTTCCAAACCGATGTAATTTTGGGGAAGTAAGACAACATCGGAACCAATAACTGATGATGATCTAGCATCGCATCCCCTGTTGCTTGTGGCCTGCCACGTCCCCGTTTTACAGGTTCTGTAGTGGCTGCTGTGATTGTCTAGTGCTTCCAGGCAGGTTATCTAATTTTACCAGTTGCCAAACTCTTTTCAGCACCCAGAATATTTGATGTAGCATTTGGCTCAGTCCTTCCTTGCCTTTGGCCTTTGGGAGAATCGGTCTGACAAATCTTTTCAAACTCATCCTCTGTCAGTTGCAATTTTGCCAGTTTTAAGTAATAAGCAAAGGTGCAATTAACTGTTCAAAAAAAGACTCAACAAACCTCTCTTGCAAACAAGACGAGCGGGGATAGGTGCAGAAATTTTTGACCTTGACCCCTGTAACCATAGTGAGAAACCAAATTaagccaatatatatatatatatgcacaggTAATATTCTACAAGCAATGATTATCCTTGGGGATATAATATCATTTAAGGCAACACTGGCGCAGCATAATGCTCAGAAGATAATGGGTAGAGCCGGTCCAACATCTCAAGCTTCCACACACTCTTATTACCGGAGGCAATAATGCTCTCAGCTATtgaccagagagagagagagtgatttACGCAGACCCTTCATCAAAACTTTCCTTAGTTCCCTAACCAGAAGTTGTTTGCATTTATGTAAATTTCTATTACCTCGTCTGTAAAATGACACGAGCAACATCAGTAGTTTGTTTCCTTCCAGAACCAATAACTGATGATGATCTAGCATCGCATCCCCTGTTGCTTGTGGCCTGCCACGTCCCCGTTTTACAGGTTCTGTAGTGGCTGCTGTGATTTCCGTAGAGGTTCCACGGATTGTCTAGTGCTTCCAGGCAGTTATCTAATTTTACCAGTTGCCAAACTCTTTTCAGCACGCAGAATATTTGATGCAGCATTTGGCTCAGTCCTTCTTCCTTGCCTTTGGGAGAATCGGTCTGACAAATCTTTTCAAACTCATCCTCTGTCAGTTGCAATTTTGCCAGTTTTAAGTAATAAGCAAAGGTGCAATTGACTGTTCAAAAAAAGACTCAACAAACCAGACGAGCGGGGATAGGTGCAGAAATTTTTGACCTTGACCCTGTAACCATAGTGAGAAACCAAATTaagccaatatatatatatatatgcacaggTAATATTCTACAAGCAATGATTATCCTTGGGGATATAATATCATTTAAGGCAACACTGGCGCAGCATAATGCTCAGGAAGATAATGGGTAAGAGCCGGTCCAACATCTCAAGCTTCCCACACAGTCTTATTAAGCTATTGACCCTTCATCAAAACTTTCCTTAGTTCCCTAACCAGAAGTTGTTTGCATTTATGTAAATTTCTATTACCTCGTCTGTATGAAGTTGGCTGAGATATGGATGATTGTGATATATATTCCGAAGCTCCATCACTGAGTTGTGCACTGCACGCGActgtaaaaagaaaactaactaAGAAACAACTGAATACACAATACGCAGAGCACAAAACAGCACCTTCATGTTTCCAAGCGAATCCTCAACCCTCTTCATTAAAAGTTTCTTCTGATATGCAGAAGCCTCGCACTCTATCTTTTCATTGTCAACCtaccaaaataaatttagatGATAAGAGTTAAATTAAAAGATCCTACCCGATCACTAAAATAATGATGAGACTGGAAGTGAGAGAACAAATCTCTTAAGTATCAAAACATAGTAAATTCGTAACttgtaaaataaaagataaaaagctCTCTATTCAACATATACTTTTACAAAACTAGTTTGAGGACATTTTTCTAGTCAATACAGTGGCTGGAGAAGGAACCTCTGGTAGTTGAGTTTTCAACGAATACGAGCGACATGAGAAAACGGCTCATGAGCTGCTTTTGGAACAGTTTTTTTGGCGGTGGTGTGAGGTAGTCCAAAAACATTCCAAAAGCACAGATTCTCGTCTCCTGCAGCTGAAACTACAGTACAACCATCTGGACTCTGGGTCATAGATAGAACTCTTGACGTATGACCAGAGAGCTCAGCCATTTTCACCATCGACGGGTACTTCCACAGTGTGAGCTGAGACCCATGTGAGCAAAGCAGCTCTCTTTGATTGTTGCTCCACAAGAGAGAAGAGACTTGGGAAGCAGTGTCAAGCGAATTCAAGCAAGCCCCTGTGCGAGTGTTCCAGAACTTGATCTTCCtatcttctgcaccaccgccagATGCAAGCAAATCGCTTTGGAAAGGACACCAAGCGAGAGCCTTAACTGCAGATGTATGCCCCCTGAGCCTGTGCAGCCACTGCGTACTAGTAGAACGATCCCATATATGTACTAGACGGTCGTTTCCGCCGCTAGCTAGTTGCTGACCAGATGCTGACCACTTGAGCCCACAGACCTCTTGAGTGTGACCCTTGTAAGTAGACACAGGGTATGACATGAACCGCACATCGTTGTTGAAGATACGTCCGTCCATTCCTCCGGTTGTCAATATAT is drawn from Brassica napus cultivar Da-Ae unplaced genomic scaffold, Da-Ae ScsIHWf_910;HRSCAF=1289, whole genome shotgun sequence and contains these coding sequences:
- the LOC125606624 gene encoding uncharacterized protein LOC125606624; translated protein: MLHQIFCVLKRVWQLVKLDNCLEALDNPWNLYGNHSSHYRTCKTGTWQATSNRGCDARSSSVIGSGRKQTTDVARVILQTRGQGQKFLHLSPLVLFARERMSLKRFVRPILPKAKGKEGLSQMLHQIFWVLKRVWQLVKLDNLPGSTRQSQQPLQNL
- the LOC125606621 gene encoding cell division cycle 20.2, cofactor of APC complex-like, giving the protein MNTCRIVLQRRFLPVSNSKKEKFDRFIPNRAAMDFDYAHLALMEEREEEEEVSSSRKAYRKQLAETMGLNRTRILAFTNKPPSSTSLHHQHQHQHEPPRRIPQRPERTLDAPGLVDDFYLNVLDWSSANVLAVALANSVCLWDASTGSVTTLVTYGEDQGPVTSLNWAHDGINLGVGLNNGQVHIWDCVTKTLLRTLQGFHHTRVGSLAWNTHILTTGGMDGRIFNNDVRFMSYPVSTYKGHTQEVCGLKWSASGQQLASGGNDRLVHIWDRSTSTQWLHRLRGHTSAVKALAWCPFQSDLLASGGGAEDRKIKFWNTRTGACLNSLDTASQVSSLLWSNNQRELLCSHGSQLTLWKYPSMVKMAELSGHTSRVLSMTQSPDGCTVVSAAGDENLCFWNVFGLPHTTAKKTVPKAAHEPFSHVARIR